tggagatgggattctcattaactatttcccctggctggcctcaaacctcaatcctcccaatttcagcctcccaagtagctaagattacagacatgagccacaggtgcccagctcatCAACGGGTCATAATAAGTAAAATGGCAATGAGGTGCTGATTAAAAGGATGAATCCTTTTCCCTGAAGAGATGTGCAGACAGGCAGTCTTACATACACCTTGAAAGATCAAAACTGGGTCAGAGCCCACCCACAGGCAGGATTCAAAACTATAGAGTCTGCAGCCCATTTGGCCTCCCCAAGGAGAACGAGCCAGTGGTGTCATTgcacttcacagatgagaaagcCAAAGGGACTTGCATGCAGTCACATGACAAGGGTGGCAGAGATGGGACCAGACCAACCACTCATGAGACAACCACTGAGTCTCACTAGGCTGGGCATCAGACCCAGGCCTCACCCAGGTGCTCTGACTCTAAACCCCATTGCTGTCTGCAGATGGACAGAAAGCCAGCTTCCCTGTCACTCTGTGCATCTGGTCAGATGTCATCTCGTTAGGATCCTGGTCCAAATGCCTGCATTTCTGGCCTTCCTCACTTTAGACAGTAACTGTGTTGGACCTGAGTGAGACACAAACGCCAGTCACTGTCACTCACAGTGTCCCTCGTCTAGGCTAACCTTGCAGAGGGTAAGCCATTCCCAAATGGAAGGGACAGTTTTCCAAGGGAAGGGAGCAGAAGGGGCTAGGGGGTGTCTTACCTCAGCTACCTGAGATGGAAGCTTCCAGAGGTGACAGCGTGGGGCTGTGGGAGCTGAGAAAGGCTTGCACTGTCTGTCACCTACTCGTGACCAGCTTTGAGAGCTGGCTGCTATCCTGTTGCCTCTGTCCAGGTATGATGTTGACCACTCAGAAGAGGGCATCTGTCTTAGGGAAATGCCCCTTTGCAGCCTCCCTGGGGTGGGTCCCTCTCTATGTCTAGAGCACAAGAGTTTTGTCCTGTATCTCAGGAGACGTGAATGCAGGTCTAGTTTTACCGTTAATTTGCTGATGATCTTGGCAGGGTTACACGCCTACTCTGGCTGCTCAGTGGTAAAATGATGAATTGGGTGAGGAGAGAGGCTTTCTGTCTGTTCCTCAGAGCCTGCCGGTTTCTTGGAGGAAAGTGGGGCCCTGTTTTATGAACAGCAGTGCTGTCAATTATGGAAAGGTCTACTctcttaaaaatccaaaatctggaatgggtgccagtggctcacacctgtaatcctagctactcagaaggcagcgatcaagaggatctcagttcaaagctagactcaggcaaatagttcacaagaccctatctcaaaaaaaacccatcacaaaaaagagctggtggaatgactcaaggtgtaggccctgttcaagccccaatattgcaaaaaaaaaaaatctaaaatctggaggtgtggctcaagtgatagagcacctgcttagcaaaggcaaagttctgagttcaaatcccagtcccgcAAAAAAGAAATCTAAGTTCTGCTGAATTATAAGAAGTCTCGccatttattgagttcttatgACATGCCAGGCATTGTTTTCCCTCAGAggggctggggatcaaatccagtgTCTCgcgaatgctaggcaagcattctaccactgagttacatccccactGTAATTCTTACATGGTAGAGTTGTGTGGGTAAAATTAGGTTAAGGCTGGGAGCAGTATTTTGTAGAACTTAACTTGCATAAAACATTACTTAGTATAATTACTGATGTGGTGGAGGACAGATGGGTGTAGAACCTGGACTAGTTGCTCTACGGGCAAAGCAAGGTTGGGAGGGTCGTGGGAGATGGCAGTTTTGCAGGCTGGGGAAAGGCTTCACTAGGCAGAAGAAGGTCAAGAAGGAAGGTGAGCTAGGCAAAGGACCATGTGACAAAGGCCCAGCAGCAGAAGGCAAAACTCAGAACTCCTGGGCAGCGGGAGCTGCCTGGGGCTCCAAGAACTGCAGGCAGCACAGCACCGGTCCAGGCCACCAACAGGACAAAATGTCAGATATTCTTTTGCCAATCCAATTGCAGTGAAACTTGCATTTCTGTGTCTACTGTGGAGGCAGATCACCCTTTCAAAGGATggtccatttctctttcttatttgtggtttctctccttttttcttaagTAACTTTGCCTGAGGAtatctgttttattaattttccaaAGGATTAGCTTTGGTCCTTGTCAGTTCTTCCTTCCCTCTATTGTTTTCCCaagtcattgatttctgctcttattatttctttatttcatatataaatagtcttgctctgtagcccaggctggtcttgaactctcaatcctcctacttccttctactgagtgctgggattacaaacctgcaccaccatgcctggttttctcttactatttgctctgattatttctactttctgctGTCCTTGGATttatggtggtggtgtttttctaATATCCTGAGTTGGGTAGTTGGTTCATtggacttttttcctttctactgtGAACATTTAGAGCTCTGAGTTTTCCTCCCCATCACTGAAGTCTATCCCCCAAATTTTATTGTGTTGTAACTTCATATCATTCAATTCTATGACTTTATGATTTTTAACTCAGGATTTATTTAGAAGTACATTTTTATGGCTTTGTACCTGCAAATTTGttagtcatatttttaaagttcttgcTTTCTAAATAAGTTGCATCTGGTCAGAACATGATTtgtatattacaaatatattttgctttttttttttttggcggtactggagtttgaactcagggccatgcacaGGGACAGGCACTCTTCCAGCCCTTattactctggttatttggaaatagggtctcactctttcagtctttgtccaggctggtctggactgggatcttcttattttatacttcctgccgtagctggaatggcaggtgcacatcaccacacccagcttttttctattgagatggggtctcacaaacttttttgcctgggttggcctagaaccaCTATCCTGATCTCAAACCTCCTGTGTAGCTTCGGATGAAAGGTATATGCCACCAGTGACcatttactggttgagatgggggggggggtctcaagaactttttgctctggctggcctcaaaccataatcctccagatctcagtctctcaagtagctagaatttcaggtgtgagctaccagtgccaggCTATtagggattattattattattattgatatttaTGTTTCACCTAGCACTTAGTCTGTTTTGGTAAGAGTCCACATTTGCTTCAAAAAATGTGTATTCGCCAATGATTTGGTGCTGAAAACCATATATGACTTTTATATCAAGCCCATTAGCTGCATATTCATATACTGTACATCCTTACTAATTAATTTGTGTATGAAGCTGGGcctagtggtacacacctgtaattccagcactcaaaagctgaagcaggatgattcagaatttgaggccagttagGCTAtaatagcaagttcaaggccagttagGGCTACAAAGAGAGACCttgctttataaaaaaaaaaaaatgttatctaCTGgaacaggtgccagtggctcatgcctgtaatcctaactattcaggaggcagagatcaggaggatcacggttcaaggcaagcccaggcaaatagttctcaagactcccatctccaaaataaccagagcaaaatggactggaggtgtggctcagtggtagatggtctgctttgcaagtgcaaagccccgagttcaaaccccagtcccaccaaaaaaaaaaaaaaaaaaaaactccagcatTTGGACCAGCATGATGGTACATGTGTGTAATCCCACTTGCTGTCTCCTTGTGGAGATAAGAGGGACAAGATTCAAGGCCCTCCTGGGCAAAACTTTCAAAAACTTTGAGAAaagtttcttttctgaaaaaggaaaaaagactagAGCATGGCCTAGCAAGTAGCTGGccttaagttcaatccccagtcccaccaataaataaataaatgaattaaaaatcacTCATTCTAGACCTCCCTTTTTGAGacaacccactttcagtctacTGAAAGTGTATGCCTTTcctttactatcattttcactggaaaaaataaaagacaaaacaaaaacaaagctaaaaacccagattccttttcttctcagttttttctcttggtttttgttctttaGGGGTTTCCCTTACTTACAAAAGACATCTTAGGATTTGTCTTTTGGGggaaaaaacaccaaaaatcttGCGAGTTAACCTGGTAttgtggtgcacagctgtaatctcagcactcaggaggctgaggcagtaggatcacaagtttgaaaccAGTGTAGGTAACATAGAgtgaccctgtcttgaaaaatgaagaagaagaaaaacagcttATGGGTCACTTCCACTTGTTGCATTCTGATGACTGGTTCCCCCTTGGAGAGCAAACTAAAGGGCAACTCAatctaatttttgtgtgtgtgtgtgtggaactggaacttgaactcagggcgcaGGTgatttactgcttgagccatacctccagttcattttgctctgttttttgtttgtttgtttgggacagtactgggatttgaactcagggctttgcacttgctaggcaggtgctctaccacttgagtcactctgccagcctcaacTAGCCTCAAACCGTTATCCTccttgctctgattattttggagatggagtctcttgaagtatttgcctgggctgggctcaatCTACAATtcccccagtctctgcctcccaagaagctaggatcacATGCATGAGCCACCCAGCCTGGCTTAAATTGATTTTTCAACATGGAATCCCTCTGCACAGGGGAAAATTGGAATTGAGTCAGTTCTCAGGTGAGGTCATTACTGCGTGCATTGAAACTGTCTTCTTATTGCAGCAAAGCCTTTTGAGCCAGGCAGGCAGAAGCCAAAGGGCTCACCCCATGGAGGGATGCCGAGGGATGGAGACAGCCAACGGCTCTGAGGTTGCTTTCAACCCCATGAAGCAGTACATGATCCTGAGTGGTCCTGAGAGGGTCGCTGTTGCAGTGCTGTGCACCCTGCTGGGCCTGCTGAGTGCCCTGGAGAACTTGGCCGTGCTCTTCCTGATCATGTCCTCCCGCCGGCTCCGCAGAAAGCCCTCATACCTCTTCATCGGCAGCTTGGCAACAGCTGACTTCCTGGCCAGTGTGGTCTTTGCCGGCAACTTCATCAATTTCCATGTCTTCCAGGGCGTGGATTCCAAGTATGTCTTCCTGCTGAAGATTGGCAGCGTGACCGTGGTCTTCACAGCCTCTGTGGGCAGCCTGCTGCTGACCGCTATTGACCGCTACCTCTGCCTGTGCTACCCACCTACATACAAAGTTCTCCTCACCCGAGGGAGGGCCCTGGTGGCCTTGGGTGTCATGTGGGTCCTCTCGGCAGTGGTCTCCTACCTACCACTCATGGGATGGACTTGCTGTCCCAGTCCCTGCTCTGAGCTTTTCCCACTGATCCCCACTAGCTACCTGCTGGGCTGGCTGCTGTTCATTGCCATCCTCTTCTCTGGCATCATCTACACCTATGGGCACGTCCTCTGGAAGGCCCATCAGCACGTAGCCAGCTTGGCTGAGCACCAGGATAGTCAGGTGCCAGGAGTGGCTCGGATGAGGCTAGATGTGAGGTTGGCCAAGACCCTGGGGCTGGTGCTGACTGTGCTGTTCATATGCTGGTTCCCTGCACTGGCTCTCATGGCCCACAGCCTGGTCACCACACTGAGTAACCAGATCAAAGAGGCCTTTGCCTTCTGCTCCATGCTGTGCCTTGTCAACTCCATGGTCAATCCTGTCATCTACGCCCTGAGGAGTGGGGAGATCCGCTCCTCCGCTCATCATTGCCTGGACCACTGGAGGAAGCACCTGCAAGGCCTTGGGTCTGAGGGAAAAGAAGAAGCCCCAAAGTCCTCTGTCACTGAAACGGAGGCTGATGCACAAGTTACCCCAGGGCCGGGTAACAAAGGCTTGGACTGCTGATAACACCTCTTTCCCAACTGTAAACAACCCAAGTCAGACATCAGTTTGCTCTCCAAAGGAGAGTGAGGAGGACCAGTCCCAGGGGACTGGACACTGACCCCTTTTTGCTGAGGAGGGCTGAGACTCATTCCTGGAGGGTATGTGGCCATGCCGGCCTGCAGATCCTGGCCCAAAGTCCAGGGTCTGGGCCCAGCTCAGGTGCAGCAGGGCAGGAAAACCTTCCTGACCAGTAGCTTAGTGCCTGTGTCCTCCAGAGACCACAGAAGCCGGAGGGGCCTTCAGGGCTGGCAGTGAGGGACTCAGGGGAGACCCAGGAAGAAGAGGGACTGCTCTCCTGGGAGTTCTGGGTACCCTGGCCAGTGCCTTCTTGGCCTGCGGCTTATCGGTTTCCATGGCTTCCAAGACATGGATTCCTGGGATATCTTCCTGCTGAGGATTAGCCATGTGACTGTGACTAGTCAGTTCTTGCTCCTGCTCAATTAGCAGGGCCTTCTTGGTTATGGAGCTATAAGAGGCCCCACTTGACTTCAGGGTCACCCTTGTCCCAGAACAGTGGTGTGATGGAGATGGAGGGCATTGACCCACCTCTTCCAGCGATAAATGACAAGTCTTCAGTTTGGGGCATGTGATTGTTTAAGTCAGAATCCTTCTGACCCTCACTTCTGTGAAGGAGTCAGTGACCCAGCCACGGTGACCTCTGAGGTCCCTGGGAAGCCCAGAGGAGCCTGGAGATGACTGCTTAGAAAATTGTGCTGACCCTGTGGTGTCCTGCTGAGTGGTGCTACCAGGACCAACCAGTGTCCCAGTctgtagaaaaaaagaagacatttgcAAAGACTAGACATTCACTCTAAGTCCCCAGAGTGTTCCTAGTCCCCCTCCCTCCAGTTCAGCCCCTTTGCTTCCTCTGCACCTGTAACACATTGCTGAATAACCAGGAGGAGGGGAAAGTCCCTGCCATGTCCCAGGCGCAGGGTGGGCTGACATTCCTCAGTCCATCGTCCATTAGCCCAGCAGAGCACAGCCCCATAAGACCAAAGATCCCAGAATGCCTGAATTTTACATCTTGGGGGTGCTAGGTTCCCATCAGACCAGGAGGCAAGAGAAAGTGTTCGTGGCGTGCAGATTGCAGATAGCTGCTAGCACCAGCATTGGAAACCGCAGATGCAATAAAGGATACTGATTAAACATGTCTTCATTCTATATTATCAAGACAAAGCGCCCCCTGTCCATTTACCCTTCCATCGGCTCTGTGCGTGGTCCTGGATAGCCAGCCATAAAGGAGACTCCACCCGGTCTCATGGGCCTTGCAGTCTACACTCGGATAAGAAGAGAGAGTTAGTAAGTAAATAAAGAAGAGACTTCCAGGTGTATACTGAAGGAGACAGGCAAAGTCATGTACTACGGATCCACagagacaattttatttttttattttttatttttttaaatttttttggcggtactagggtttgaactcagggcctcacacttgttagacaggtgctttaccacttgagccactccaccagtccagccATGaacacttctctttttcttctgtttttgcagAGCTGGAActtaaatccagggcctcaagcatactaggaaagtattctaccactgagctacatcccaggccCCACAGAGACAACTTTAGGCAGAATAGACCTACTATGTGCTTTAGGCATACgtgctgtgactttttttttttttttagtggtggagGGGATtaaactcacagcctcatgcatactaggcaagtgctgtatcattGAGCTACACGGCCAGCACAGCCGAGTGCTTTTCAATGCCTTGCTTCACTTAGTCTTCACAGTAAGCTGAAGAGAAGGTCTTGGTACCtgcattttatagatgatgaaacTTCAAACAGGAAAAATCACTTGCCTGAGGTCATAGGGCTAATAATTATAGTTGTCCCTTTGTACCCAAGGGGGAATTAACTCCAGTACTCCTCCCCTTCCTATAGATATCAATCTTCTCAGAGTTGCATGCCGATGGCtcgctcctgtaatcctagctactcaggagacagaaatcaggaggatcatggtttgaagccagcctggacaaacagtttgagagaccctatctcaaaaaaaaacccatcacaaaaaaatgatggtagagtgtctcaaggtgtaggccctgagttcaaaccccagtaatatatatatatatatacacacacatatatatgtatatgtatttttatatatatataagattcAAGTCCCATATATCTAAAGGTGCAGTATTTGCATAGAGCCCACACAATCTTCCCTTAAACTTACATCATCTCTGGATTACTTACAGTACAATGCAAATGCTAAGTCAGTAGTCCTGCTGTATTGTGCAGGGAAAAAGGACAAGAGAAAAGTCTACATACAACCAGTACTGCtgcaattttttgaggaatccttTTGACCTGTGTTTGGCTGTATCCATGCATGTGGAACTGGAGGTCACATAGGCTGACTGCCAGAGTTGGGATTTCTGACCTGGTTCTATTTGTCTCCAAAGCCTGTCCACTAACCGCTCACCTCCCAGCCAAGTTCTGCTTGAATTTTGTATTCTGTAACATCAGATTGCTTCAACCTTAATTCCGTTTCTCAACATACTTATTTCATGCCAGTATAAATTTCCTGTAATaagtggctttaaaaaaaaaaaaaaaaaacggaaacTGCCAAGTGCCGgaggctcgcacctgtaatcctagctacttggaaggcttcGGCtagtggttcaaggacagcccaggcaaaatggagtacctgctttgcaaactctccatgcccagagttcaaaccccagtcccaccaaaaagaaaaacctggaaaTTTATTCCTCtcaattctggaggctagaagccCACAGTCAAGGTGACAGCAGGGCTGTGCTTCCTACACAATTTCAAGGGCAGGAATTTTCTTTGCCTTCTCCAACTTCTCGTGGCCCCTGGTAtccttggcttgtggcagcaTAGCTCCCATCTCTGCCTGTACTTTCATATGGCCATTCCCCCTGTGCCtcttggtgtctttttttttttttatagacacCAATTGTTGGATTTAGGAGCACCCCAgtccagtatgacctcatttaattaatttcatttacaaaGCCCATATTTGCAAGTAAGACCACACTCAGGTTGCAGGTCGACATGAGGCTTTGGGAGACATGATTCGTTCAATCAAGCACAGCCCCTAAGTGCAAAGTCCACCCATGGATTTGTAACATGACAGTCACTAGCTTGTCCCCTAAGATGAGCTCCATGTTCTCTTCTGTATCCCCAGTGCTCAGGAAGGACTCAGTCAGCATATATGAGACTAAACTGTTTCTGAAAGGCTCTGATGTGCATTTTGGAAGATAAAGTTTTGTTTTCACCCACATTTATCTCTCTGTAAGGCAAAGAAATGCCATAGTTTTTCCCAGGGTCTCGGATCGAATCCAGGGCATTCTGCAttctaggtagatgctctacaactgaggtATACCCCAATCaaaattaatttgtttgtttatttgttttgatacagggtctcactatgtagcccaggctggcctcaaactcaaaatcctcctacctcaaccttgCAAGTGCAGGAATTACAAGCATACACTATCATTCCTggctaaaatgacatttttattttcttttggcggcactggggtttgaagtcagggcttcacgcttgttaggcaggtgctcttaccacttgaaccactcctccaaccctgccatacatttttaaaagtgaattttcATGTTCACTATTGGGTTTCCTTAAAGTTGGAACAATGCCTGTCTTTATTCCTTGGTGACGTCTTTTCTCATTGTGGCAAAGGAAATTCcaaagtgcctggcacaaattggcactcagtaaatatttgttggattaaTAAACCTAGATTTTAAAACGCTGAGTattgtggttcatgtctgtaaccccagctacttgggaggtggaaatcagaTTAAGGCTCAAAGGCCAGCAggagcaaaaagttggtgagaccccatcccaatcaataagccaggtgtgatggctctcacctgtcaccccagctacaagGGAGTATAAATAAGAGGATGAAAGTTTCACACCAATGCGTGGGGGCAGGAAACACAAGaccttctttgaaaaataactaaagcaaaaagggctgggggcatggctcaagtggtagaacaccttcatggcaagtgtgaagccctgagtattattttttttaaaaaaaattgaattaaggGCACTTTCACACTTTCTACTTCTCATACTCTATTCTTACTTGAAGTCAAGATGCAGAATTTATGGGGGTGAGGGGAAAGCAAGGCAGGGAAGGAGGTCCTGGTATCACTGAGAAAAGTCCTTATTGTGTAGATGAGGAACCAGCCTGGACAATACTTGCCCAGGGAGGCCAAGGTGATGTGTCCAGTGCAAGACAGAACATCCAGTTCTGTCCACTCTCCCACCAGGCTTCTCACTTGCCTCTGCAGGGTGACATTTTGGTTATGCAGATAAGGACAAATGAAGGTCACAGAATCTCATTTTATATTCCCCAAGACGAGTTCTGTGTGTCCAACACCATACACTCTGGGGCTGATTATTATATGTATATGGGTGAGTTGTTGGTTTTGTAAGTTGTCTGTCTGTGCTTACTGTTGTAACAATATTTCAACATAATCTTTTAGAGGAAGAAACACAGAAGATAAAGAGAACAGTACAAAAAGATGAAACCAAAGCCACCATTTCCTTAGATTTCCAAAATGAGGAAGTACTTGGTTCTGTCAACATAGGCTCTGACTTCCCCAAGGGACCAGACAGAAGTGGGTGGAGAGACACAGATTCTGAAGCTGTGAAGTCTTGAATTCTGGGTCCCACCTTTGGTCCAAACTAGCTGCATGATCTTGGGCAACTGCCATCCCCTTTCTGGGTCtcaatttcctcctctgtaaaccCGGAAGGGTAGGGACAGGAGTTTTCCGAGGCCTTTCCAACTCTGCTGCTATTCTCTGTGAGGGCTGTCAGCACCTTGGTGTCACGTGACTTCTGATTTGCATATGCCCCACACCACTGTTCTCACCTGACTGAGCATGGAGGACATGTACCAACTGTAGAGAATCAGGTGACTTCCCTGCAATACAAGGCTCACACAGATACTTCTGGGGTCAGGGTctctgtgtttatgtgtgtgtgtgatactgggtttgaactctgggccccatgctaggcacgtgcttttccagttgagccactctgccagccctgccagGGTCTCTTGACTCTCAATTTTCTGGCTCTGATATTCTAAAATACCTTAGTGGCTAAATGATCCTGCATGGgtcatttttgttgttcatttgggGGTTTTGGTGGTGCTTGGGATCAATCCAGGCCTCCCACaggctaggcaagctctctgtcCCCCATGCCCTAAGTCCTGCTTTTCCAGTTACATGCTAAGCTCTTTGAAATGCCTCAGAATTCCCAAAACAAGCGCCATAAACATTAGACAGGCAAAATGATCATATCCctctttcaaaattcatttttctccctcttctctcctcacaATACTTCTTCCTATCACATCCTTCTACCTAGTGATTTCTGCCAGAGCTATTGCAACAGCCCTCCAGTCTGTATGCCCACTTCAGAGCTAAAAAGCTTCCTATTGCTCCCCGTTGCCCATTAAATAAAACTCATGATCTGGCTTTGGCCACCCCTGAGGGACTGATGCAACAAAATGGACCACACACTCAAAGTCCTCTccccaatttttatttattaatttgggtgGCACTAGGGTTAAACTCACATGCTTGCaacctaccacttaagccactctactaggccttttttgtgacaggtttttcgACATATTTGCCTGGAGCCGGCttggaaccgcaatcctcctgatctctgcctcctgagtaggtaggattacaggcgcgagccacTGGCGTCAGGCTACACTTCCTCGATTTTAACCCCGCAGTAAGAGTCCTTGGGAAAAAGTGCGATCGACGCTTCCTTGCGTCTTTCTCCCTTTGAACACCAGAGGGCGCTCCAGAGGACAGACAATCCAGAGAGGAAGCGGCTCTGGAAATCAAGTGCTCGGAGTTGACCCGcccctttttcccttcctgagCCAATCGTTAACCAGACGGGCGTGGCCGCGAGCCTGCGCCTGCGCGTTAAgagggggcggggcaggggcAGCCGCAGAGATGCGGGAGCCTGAGGGTAGGTTGTGTGCGGCGGGCCTGGTGCTGCTGCTGGTGCTGGCAGTAGCCCAGTCGGCGTTCCGGTTCCCGCGCCGGTACACCCCGGATTGGCGGAGCCTGGACT
The sequence above is a segment of the Castor canadensis chromosome 7, mCasCan1.hap1v2, whole genome shotgun sequence genome. Coding sequences within it:
- the Cnr2 gene encoding cannabinoid receptor 2 isoform X1 gives rise to the protein MEQQQSLLSQAGRSQRAHPMEGCRGMETANGSEVAFNPMKQYMILSGPERVAVAVLCTLLGLLSALENLAVLFLIMSSRRLRRKPSYLFIGSLATADFLASVVFAGNFINFHVFQGVDSKYVFLLKIGSVTVVFTASVGSLLLTAIDRYLCLCYPPTYKVLLTRGRALVALGVMWVLSAVVSYLPLMGWTCCPSPCSELFPLIPTSYLLGWLLFIAILFSGIIYTYGHVLWKAHQHVASLAEHQDSQVPGVARMRLDVRLAKTLGLVLTVLFICWFPALALMAHSLVTTLSNQIKEAFAFCSMLCLVNSMVNPVIYALRSGEIRSSAHHCLDHWRKHLQGLGSEGKEEAPKSSVTETEADAQVTPGPGNKGLDC
- the Cnr2 gene encoding cannabinoid receptor 2 isoform X2 → MEGCRGMETANGSEVAFNPMKQYMILSGPERVAVAVLCTLLGLLSALENLAVLFLIMSSRRLRRKPSYLFIGSLATADFLASVVFAGNFINFHVFQGVDSKYVFLLKIGSVTVVFTASVGSLLLTAIDRYLCLCYPPTYKVLLTRGRALVALGVMWVLSAVVSYLPLMGWTCCPSPCSELFPLIPTSYLLGWLLFIAILFSGIIYTYGHVLWKAHQHVASLAEHQDSQVPGVARMRLDVRLAKTLGLVLTVLFICWFPALALMAHSLVTTLSNQIKEAFAFCSMLCLVNSMVNPVIYALRSGEIRSSAHHCLDHWRKHLQGLGSEGKEEAPKSSVTETEADAQVTPGPGNKGLDC